The Aethina tumida isolate Nest 87 chromosome 6, icAetTumi1.1, whole genome shotgun sequence genome has a segment encoding these proteins:
- the LOC109604188 gene encoding uncharacterized protein LOC109604188 isoform X3, producing MIVVEFNSKTTILKTAQVISDILGQENFRLLNSKSTKVLETFINNTLELIRTVFPQLTTQEKQNIFDILTKIIQMSNMKRPVSLSVGVMALYGGPEDQNLRIKLLGDALNLVCQSPELLNVKIRRNPQCRLVIHALSAHEQNSEKPLLHWSMEHLIEILCKLDSSDSSIASSCHCLELLISDNTIQNHTMVYLERIIRCTIHLFDKDNWNVRNAQMQLIKVIIERYFGVAAAKSCRPKNILDLIIVYPNLRDYFSSLLQTMDVNKKSVMACLYISESNFHNTISHDQSMEETKCIFKTCLEKNLLEFSGYYGELISHSLTAMCPDDEIERDFEQTVEQIIENNYSLCVLKNFLVKLEELYLKYSKKHKLKCYLDKLVLHLQPEEEPLNFLLYRVLPANQILSQLNDKNYNNFQDRIWLHNNLITVDYSNCDVLKYVLENNIGDSLRVKILNIVASQQHCLDNGTMVLKVLVSNMLKSSNKYLISCYYNTILLLIKKSEIHFYPELRQFYSTENLYKIMVLIIFISCGQTNKTNLDLEFVERCVEIYKKEYNNEVIASSLKYLFSCLCCEKLKLDVLKIAFCLFLNVETNTEICDFFNCTMNEFYSIPILSLKHFLTYENLIKHLSHLNVGKFLKEIHDFTTNLNDVFSDSDTFYLVQNDSVVPKSLLVKILYICMSEYMDNCFYCVLLTKRFTGQITTRTKKKKKKNKRRGKNPKNVFLCVSNTFEDTCCVFRIIKTGSENIL from the exons ATGATCGTAGTTGAGTTTAACTCGAagacaacaattttgaaaacagcACAAGTTATTTCGGACATATTAGGACAAGAAAACTTTCGATTGTTAAATAGCAAAAGCACAAAAGTCCTCGAAACATTCATAAAC AACACCCTCGAATTGATTCGAACAGTCTTTCCTCAACTAACAACgcaagaaaaacaaaatattttcgacATACTGACGAAAATAATCCAGATGAGCAACATGAAACGCCCCGTATCTTTGTCAGTGGGAGTGATGGCACTTTACGGCGGCCCCGAAGACCAAAATTTACGTATTAAACTACTTGGAGACGCCCTAAATTTAGTTTGTCAAAGTCCCGAATTACTGAACGTGAAGATTCGAAGAAACCCTCAATGTCGACTGGTCATACACGCTTTAAGCGCACACGAACAAAACTCTgaaaaa CCGCTGTTGCATTGGAGCATGGAACATTTGATAGAAATACTCTGTAAGTTGGATTCATCCGATTCATCCATCGCCTCAAGTTGCCATTGTTTGGAGCTGTTGATTTCGGACAACACGATTCAGAATCACACCATGGTTTATCTGGAGCGAATCATTAGATGTACCATTCATCTTTTCGATAAGGACAATTGGAACGTACGTAACGCACAAATGCAACTGATCAAAGTTATTATCGAACGGTATTTTGGCGTGGCTGCTGCTAAAAGTTGTAGgccaaagaatattttagatttgatTATTGTCTATCCCAACTTGCGtgattatttttcttctttacTCCAAACTATGGATGTGAACAAAAAGTCTGTTATGGCATGTTTGTACATAAGCGAAAGCAACTTCCACAACACGATTTCCCATGATCAAAGTATGGAGGAGacgaaatgtatatttaaaacgtGTTTGGAAAAGAATTTATTGGAGTTTTCTGGGTATTATGGGGAATTAATTTCACATTCACTTACTGCTATGTGTCCGGATGATGAGATTGAACGAGACTTTGAACAAACCGTTGAACagattatagaaaataattacagtctatgtgttttaaaaaatttcctgGTCAAACTAGAAGAGTTGTACTtgaaatattccaaaaaacataaattgaaatgttacttggataaattagttttacatttacaacCGGAAGAGGAACCACTGAATTTTTTACTCTACAGAGTTCTGCCAGCAAATCAAATATTGTCCCAACTGAATGATAAAAACTACAACAATTTTCAGGACAGAATTTGGTtacataacaatttaataactgttgATTACTCCAACTGTGACGtcttaaaatatgtacttgaAAACAACATTGGTGATAGTTTAAGggtgaaaattttgaatattgtgGCCAGTCAGCAACATTGTTTGGACAATGGGACAATGGTGTTGAAAGTTCTTGTTTCAAACATGTTAAAGTccagcaataaatatttaatatcttgttactacaatacaattttgttgttaatcaAAAAAAGTGAGATTCATTTTTATCCAGAACTGAGACAATTTTATTCTACCGAaaacttgtataaaattatggttttaattatatttatcagttGTGGacaaactaataaaacaaatttagattTGGAGTTTGTTGAACGTTGCGtagaaatttacaaaaaagaatataataacgAAGTAATCGCctctagtttaaaatatttgttctcATGTTTATGTTGCGAGAAACTGAAATTGGATGTTCTAAAAATcgcattttgtttgtttttaaacgtAGAAACCAACACGGAAATTTGTGATTTCTTTAACTGTACAATGAACGAATTTTATTCCATTCCTATTTTAAGCCTGAAACACTTTTTAACTTACGAAAATCTGATCAAACATTTGAGCCATTTAAACGTAGGGAAATTTCTAAAAGAAATTCACGATTTTACGACTAATTTGAATGACGTTTTTTCGGATTCCGACACGTTTTATTTAGTACAAAACGACTCTGTTGTACCTAAAAGTTTGTTAGTTAAgattttgtacatttgtatGTCTGAATATAtggataattgtttttattgcgttttattaactaaa
- the LOC109604188 gene encoding uncharacterized protein LOC109604188 isoform X1, with product MNHMFKTMDFPTFQQNLTNEDCLSFLAFLAQQPKTVLHYNFENYSKILIHCIKCISNEEMEFIIDVVESGTIILNHTSIKVQNNWLFNVLMLVSMRHLKNFTDLVSKTKLQCKLFQLTLDNIKVDNVLSLHLLRLLEMFSKCKNVCLTQEILTNILETMSKVAVSPITGFKYYSQSISRFALLQLPYETSSKLCNWHNVPIRNVDTRDLIKINNVWDQNYIEKMLELFKTNVDSREAGFMYDNLLNQSFEDWKSKVWPFFNDFHHLETDGEFFQSLLKYVLPLTVKRYKREFYEFLYSTSRNDVINACALFELKKITYQNYDHHFRKYLRNPSTRSVALKISTSYFKITQEITKNDQDSILFYLYSCPDLNEADTKQLKRFFSHLSLYSHWCFKKNQLDNLKTIRQFLDELYKYFVSSFATNCDVVSKVLCLLFDCFVCGYKDLDLSYNLGKNEQYNPGENLSYDYLNIKSSFNNQILVNIIKSCFKISDGYSFDLTTLISRHFDGILNFDMIKIVEKLSEIINLQSCEKVKNYTKLSNLKSNTIDKILINYHSVLTEDLVKDIHSLFKAVLYQEIMIVVEFNSKTTILKTAQVISDILGQENFRLLNSKSTKVLETFINNTLELIRTVFPQLTTQEKQNIFDILTKIIQMSNMKRPVSLSVGVMALYGGPEDQNLRIKLLGDALNLVCQSPELLNVKIRRNPQCRLVIHALSAHEQNSEKPLLHWSMEHLIEILCKLDSSDSSIASSCHCLELLISDNTIQNHTMVYLERIIRCTIHLFDKDNWNVRNAQMQLIKVIIERYFGVAAAKSCRPKNILDLIIVYPNLRDYFSSLLQTMDVNKKSVMACLYISESNFHNTISHDQSMEETKCIFKTCLEKNLLEFSGYYGELISHSLTAMCPDDEIERDFEQTVEQIIENNYSLCVLKNFLVKLEELYLKYSKKHKLKCYLDKLVLHLQPEEEPLNFLLYRVLPANQILSQLNDKNYNNFQDRIWLHNNLITVDYSNCDVLKYVLENNIGDSLRVKILNIVASQQHCLDNGTMVLKVLVSNMLKSSNKYLISCYYNTILLLIKKSEIHFYPELRQFYSTENLYKIMVLIIFISCGQTNKTNLDLEFVERCVEIYKKEYNNEVIASSLKYLFSCLCCEKLKLDVLKIAFCLFLNVETNTEICDFFNCTMNEFYSIPILSLKHFLTYENLIKHLSHLNVGKFLKEIHDFTTNLNDVFSDSDTFYLVQNDSVVPKSLLVKILYICMSEYMDNCFYCVLLTKRFTGQITTRTKKKKKKNKRRGKNPKNVFLCVSNTFEDTCCVFRIIKTGSENIL from the exons atgaatcaCATGTTCAAAACTAtg gatTTCCCTACATTTCAACAAAATCTTACGAATGAAGATTGTTTAAGTTTCCTAGCATTTTTAGCGCAACAACCGAAAACAGttttacattacaattttgaaaactatTCAAAAATACTCATTCATTGTATAAAATGCATTTCAAATGAGGAAatggaatttattattgacGTTGTGGAATCTGGTACaatcattttaaatcataCATCGATAAAAGTGCAAAATAATTGGTTATTTAATGTTCTGATGCTCGTTTCAATGAGACACTTGAAGAACTTCACGGATCTAGTCTCCAAAActaaattacaatgtaaactTTTTCAATTGACTCTTGACAACATCAAAGTTGATAATGTACTTAGTTTACATTTGTTGCGTCTGTTGGAAATGTTTTCAAAGTGTAAAAACGTTTGTTTAACGCAAGAAATACTCACAAACATATTGGAAACAATGAGCAAAGTCGCAGTTTCACCAATTAcaggatttaaatattattcacagAGTATTTCCAGATTTGCTCTGTTACAATTACCATATGAAACGTCCTCGAAATTGTGCAATTGGCATAATGTTCCAATTAGGAATGTCGACACACGCGATCTGATCAAGATTAATAATGTTTGGGaccaaaattatatagaaaaaatgctGGAATTGTTCAAAACCAACGTGGACAGTAGAGAAGCCGGATTTATGTatgataatttgttaaatcaaAGCTTTGAGGATTGGAAATCTAAAGTGTGGCCGTTTTTTAACGATTTTCATCACTTGGAAACTGAcgg CGAATTTTTCCAAAGTTtactaaaatatgttttgcCGTTAACCGTAAAACGGTACAAGagagaattttatgaatttttatactcCACGTCCAGAAATGACGTGATTAATGCTTGTGCTTTGttcgaattgaaaaaaatcacgTATCAAAATTACGATCATCATTTTAGGAAATATTTGCGTAATCCATCAACCAGATCAGTAGCTTTGAAAATTAGTACTTCTTATTTTAAGATAACAcaagaaattacaaaaaatgatcaagattcaattttattttatttatactcgTGTCCGGATTTAAACGAAGCTGATACGAAACAATTGAAACGATTCTTTTCTCATTTATCTTTATATTCGCATTGGTGCTTTAAGAAAAACCAActggataatttaaaaactatcagACAGTTTCTTGATGaactttataaatactttgttAGTAGTTTTGCGACAAATTGTGATGTTGTATCGAAAGTTTTGTGTCTGCTTTTCGATTGTTTTGTCTGTGGCTACAAAGATTTAGATTTGTCGTATAATTTAggaaaaaatgaacaatataATCCTGGCGAAAATTTAtcttatgattatttaaacataaaaagtagttttaacaatcaaattctagttaacattattaagagttgctttaaaatttctgatgGTTACAGTTTTGATTTAACCACGTTAATTAGTAGACATTTTgatggaattttaaattttgatatgatTAAAATCGTTGAAAAACtttcagaaataattaatttgcaatcttgcgaaaaggtaaaaaattacaccaagttgtctaatttaaaatctaatactatagacaaaattttaattaattaccataGTGTGTTAACTGAAGATTTGGTTAAAGATATCCACAGTTTATTCAAAGCAGTGTTGTATCAAGAAATAATGATCGTAGTTGAGTTTAACTCGAagacaacaattttgaaaacagcACAAGTTATTTCGGACATATTAGGACAAGAAAACTTTCGATTGTTAAATAGCAAAAGCACAAAAGTCCTCGAAACATTCATAAAC AACACCCTCGAATTGATTCGAACAGTCTTTCCTCAACTAACAACgcaagaaaaacaaaatattttcgacATACTGACGAAAATAATCCAGATGAGCAACATGAAACGCCCCGTATCTTTGTCAGTGGGAGTGATGGCACTTTACGGCGGCCCCGAAGACCAAAATTTACGTATTAAACTACTTGGAGACGCCCTAAATTTAGTTTGTCAAAGTCCCGAATTACTGAACGTGAAGATTCGAAGAAACCCTCAATGTCGACTGGTCATACACGCTTTAAGCGCACACGAACAAAACTCTgaaaaa CCGCTGTTGCATTGGAGCATGGAACATTTGATAGAAATACTCTGTAAGTTGGATTCATCCGATTCATCCATCGCCTCAAGTTGCCATTGTTTGGAGCTGTTGATTTCGGACAACACGATTCAGAATCACACCATGGTTTATCTGGAGCGAATCATTAGATGTACCATTCATCTTTTCGATAAGGACAATTGGAACGTACGTAACGCACAAATGCAACTGATCAAAGTTATTATCGAACGGTATTTTGGCGTGGCTGCTGCTAAAAGTTGTAGgccaaagaatattttagatttgatTATTGTCTATCCCAACTTGCGtgattatttttcttctttacTCCAAACTATGGATGTGAACAAAAAGTCTGTTATGGCATGTTTGTACATAAGCGAAAGCAACTTCCACAACACGATTTCCCATGATCAAAGTATGGAGGAGacgaaatgtatatttaaaacgtGTTTGGAAAAGAATTTATTGGAGTTTTCTGGGTATTATGGGGAATTAATTTCACATTCACTTACTGCTATGTGTCCGGATGATGAGATTGAACGAGACTTTGAACAAACCGTTGAACagattatagaaaataattacagtctatgtgttttaaaaaatttcctgGTCAAACTAGAAGAGTTGTACTtgaaatattccaaaaaacataaattgaaatgttacttggataaattagttttacatttacaacCGGAAGAGGAACCACTGAATTTTTTACTCTACAGAGTTCTGCCAGCAAATCAAATATTGTCCCAACTGAATGATAAAAACTACAACAATTTTCAGGACAGAATTTGGTtacataacaatttaataactgttgATTACTCCAACTGTGACGtcttaaaatatgtacttgaAAACAACATTGGTGATAGTTTAAGggtgaaaattttgaatattgtgGCCAGTCAGCAACATTGTTTGGACAATGGGACAATGGTGTTGAAAGTTCTTGTTTCAAACATGTTAAAGTccagcaataaatatttaatatcttgttactacaatacaattttgttgttaatcaAAAAAAGTGAGATTCATTTTTATCCAGAACTGAGACAATTTTATTCTACCGAaaacttgtataaaattatggttttaattatatttatcagttGTGGacaaactaataaaacaaatttagattTGGAGTTTGTTGAACGTTGCGtagaaatttacaaaaaagaatataataacgAAGTAATCGCctctagtttaaaatatttgttctcATGTTTATGTTGCGAGAAACTGAAATTGGATGTTCTAAAAATcgcattttgtttgtttttaaacgtAGAAACCAACACGGAAATTTGTGATTTCTTTAACTGTACAATGAACGAATTTTATTCCATTCCTATTTTAAGCCTGAAACACTTTTTAACTTACGAAAATCTGATCAAACATTTGAGCCATTTAAACGTAGGGAAATTTCTAAAAGAAATTCACGATTTTACGACTAATTTGAATGACGTTTTTTCGGATTCCGACACGTTTTATTTAGTACAAAACGACTCTGTTGTACCTAAAAGTTTGTTAGTTAAgattttgtacatttgtatGTCTGAATATAtggataattgtttttattgcgttttattaactaaa
- the LOC109604188 gene encoding uncharacterized protein LOC109604188 isoform X2, translated as MEFIIDVVESGTIILNHTSIKVQNNWLFNVLMLVSMRHLKNFTDLVSKTKLQCKLFQLTLDNIKVDNVLSLHLLRLLEMFSKCKNVCLTQEILTNILETMSKVAVSPITGFKYYSQSISRFALLQLPYETSSKLCNWHNVPIRNVDTRDLIKINNVWDQNYIEKMLELFKTNVDSREAGFMYDNLLNQSFEDWKSKVWPFFNDFHHLETDGEFFQSLLKYVLPLTVKRYKREFYEFLYSTSRNDVINACALFELKKITYQNYDHHFRKYLRNPSTRSVALKISTSYFKITQEITKNDQDSILFYLYSCPDLNEADTKQLKRFFSHLSLYSHWCFKKNQLDNLKTIRQFLDELYKYFVSSFATNCDVVSKVLCLLFDCFVCGYKDLDLSYNLGKNEQYNPGENLSYDYLNIKSSFNNQILVNIIKSCFKISDGYSFDLTTLISRHFDGILNFDMIKIVEKLSEIINLQSCEKVKNYTKLSNLKSNTIDKILINYHSVLTEDLVKDIHSLFKAVLYQEIMIVVEFNSKTTILKTAQVISDILGQENFRLLNSKSTKVLETFINNTLELIRTVFPQLTTQEKQNIFDILTKIIQMSNMKRPVSLSVGVMALYGGPEDQNLRIKLLGDALNLVCQSPELLNVKIRRNPQCRLVIHALSAHEQNSEKPLLHWSMEHLIEILCKLDSSDSSIASSCHCLELLISDNTIQNHTMVYLERIIRCTIHLFDKDNWNVRNAQMQLIKVIIERYFGVAAAKSCRPKNILDLIIVYPNLRDYFSSLLQTMDVNKKSVMACLYISESNFHNTISHDQSMEETKCIFKTCLEKNLLEFSGYYGELISHSLTAMCPDDEIERDFEQTVEQIIENNYSLCVLKNFLVKLEELYLKYSKKHKLKCYLDKLVLHLQPEEEPLNFLLYRVLPANQILSQLNDKNYNNFQDRIWLHNNLITVDYSNCDVLKYVLENNIGDSLRVKILNIVASQQHCLDNGTMVLKVLVSNMLKSSNKYLISCYYNTILLLIKKSEIHFYPELRQFYSTENLYKIMVLIIFISCGQTNKTNLDLEFVERCVEIYKKEYNNEVIASSLKYLFSCLCCEKLKLDVLKIAFCLFLNVETNTEICDFFNCTMNEFYSIPILSLKHFLTYENLIKHLSHLNVGKFLKEIHDFTTNLNDVFSDSDTFYLVQNDSVVPKSLLVKILYICMSEYMDNCFYCVLLTKRFTGQITTRTKKKKKKNKRRGKNPKNVFLCVSNTFEDTCCVFRIIKTGSENIL; from the exons atggaatttattattgacGTTGTGGAATCTGGTACaatcattttaaatcataCATCGATAAAAGTGCAAAATAATTGGTTATTTAATGTTCTGATGCTCGTTTCAATGAGACACTTGAAGAACTTCACGGATCTAGTCTCCAAAActaaattacaatgtaaactTTTTCAATTGACTCTTGACAACATCAAAGTTGATAATGTACTTAGTTTACATTTGTTGCGTCTGTTGGAAATGTTTTCAAAGTGTAAAAACGTTTGTTTAACGCAAGAAATACTCACAAACATATTGGAAACAATGAGCAAAGTCGCAGTTTCACCAATTAcaggatttaaatattattcacagAGTATTTCCAGATTTGCTCTGTTACAATTACCATATGAAACGTCCTCGAAATTGTGCAATTGGCATAATGTTCCAATTAGGAATGTCGACACACGCGATCTGATCAAGATTAATAATGTTTGGGaccaaaattatatagaaaaaatgctGGAATTGTTCAAAACCAACGTGGACAGTAGAGAAGCCGGATTTATGTatgataatttgttaaatcaaAGCTTTGAGGATTGGAAATCTAAAGTGTGGCCGTTTTTTAACGATTTTCATCACTTGGAAACTGAcgg CGAATTTTTCCAAAGTTtactaaaatatgttttgcCGTTAACCGTAAAACGGTACAAGagagaattttatgaatttttatactcCACGTCCAGAAATGACGTGATTAATGCTTGTGCTTTGttcgaattgaaaaaaatcacgTATCAAAATTACGATCATCATTTTAGGAAATATTTGCGTAATCCATCAACCAGATCAGTAGCTTTGAAAATTAGTACTTCTTATTTTAAGATAACAcaagaaattacaaaaaatgatcaagattcaattttattttatttatactcgTGTCCGGATTTAAACGAAGCTGATACGAAACAATTGAAACGATTCTTTTCTCATTTATCTTTATATTCGCATTGGTGCTTTAAGAAAAACCAActggataatttaaaaactatcagACAGTTTCTTGATGaactttataaatactttgttAGTAGTTTTGCGACAAATTGTGATGTTGTATCGAAAGTTTTGTGTCTGCTTTTCGATTGTTTTGTCTGTGGCTACAAAGATTTAGATTTGTCGTATAATTTAggaaaaaatgaacaatataATCCTGGCGAAAATTTAtcttatgattatttaaacataaaaagtagttttaacaatcaaattctagttaacattattaagagttgctttaaaatttctgatgGTTACAGTTTTGATTTAACCACGTTAATTAGTAGACATTTTgatggaattttaaattttgatatgatTAAAATCGTTGAAAAACtttcagaaataattaatttgcaatcttgcgaaaaggtaaaaaattacaccaagttgtctaatttaaaatctaatactatagacaaaattttaattaattaccataGTGTGTTAACTGAAGATTTGGTTAAAGATATCCACAGTTTATTCAAAGCAGTGTTGTATCAAGAAATAATGATCGTAGTTGAGTTTAACTCGAagacaacaattttgaaaacagcACAAGTTATTTCGGACATATTAGGACAAGAAAACTTTCGATTGTTAAATAGCAAAAGCACAAAAGTCCTCGAAACATTCATAAAC AACACCCTCGAATTGATTCGAACAGTCTTTCCTCAACTAACAACgcaagaaaaacaaaatattttcgacATACTGACGAAAATAATCCAGATGAGCAACATGAAACGCCCCGTATCTTTGTCAGTGGGAGTGATGGCACTTTACGGCGGCCCCGAAGACCAAAATTTACGTATTAAACTACTTGGAGACGCCCTAAATTTAGTTTGTCAAAGTCCCGAATTACTGAACGTGAAGATTCGAAGAAACCCTCAATGTCGACTGGTCATACACGCTTTAAGCGCACACGAACAAAACTCTgaaaaa CCGCTGTTGCATTGGAGCATGGAACATTTGATAGAAATACTCTGTAAGTTGGATTCATCCGATTCATCCATCGCCTCAAGTTGCCATTGTTTGGAGCTGTTGATTTCGGACAACACGATTCAGAATCACACCATGGTTTATCTGGAGCGAATCATTAGATGTACCATTCATCTTTTCGATAAGGACAATTGGAACGTACGTAACGCACAAATGCAACTGATCAAAGTTATTATCGAACGGTATTTTGGCGTGGCTGCTGCTAAAAGTTGTAGgccaaagaatattttagatttgatTATTGTCTATCCCAACTTGCGtgattatttttcttctttacTCCAAACTATGGATGTGAACAAAAAGTCTGTTATGGCATGTTTGTACATAAGCGAAAGCAACTTCCACAACACGATTTCCCATGATCAAAGTATGGAGGAGacgaaatgtatatttaaaacgtGTTTGGAAAAGAATTTATTGGAGTTTTCTGGGTATTATGGGGAATTAATTTCACATTCACTTACTGCTATGTGTCCGGATGATGAGATTGAACGAGACTTTGAACAAACCGTTGAACagattatagaaaataattacagtctatgtgttttaaaaaatttcctgGTCAAACTAGAAGAGTTGTACTtgaaatattccaaaaaacataaattgaaatgttacttggataaattagttttacatttacaacCGGAAGAGGAACCACTGAATTTTTTACTCTACAGAGTTCTGCCAGCAAATCAAATATTGTCCCAACTGAATGATAAAAACTACAACAATTTTCAGGACAGAATTTGGTtacataacaatttaataactgttgATTACTCCAACTGTGACGtcttaaaatatgtacttgaAAACAACATTGGTGATAGTTTAAGggtgaaaattttgaatattgtgGCCAGTCAGCAACATTGTTTGGACAATGGGACAATGGTGTTGAAAGTTCTTGTTTCAAACATGTTAAAGTccagcaataaatatttaatatcttgttactacaatacaattttgttgttaatcaAAAAAAGTGAGATTCATTTTTATCCAGAACTGAGACAATTTTATTCTACCGAaaacttgtataaaattatggttttaattatatttatcagttGTGGacaaactaataaaacaaatttagattTGGAGTTTGTTGAACGTTGCGtagaaatttacaaaaaagaatataataacgAAGTAATCGCctctagtttaaaatatttgttctcATGTTTATGTTGCGAGAAACTGAAATTGGATGTTCTAAAAATcgcattttgtttgtttttaaacgtAGAAACCAACACGGAAATTTGTGATTTCTTTAACTGTACAATGAACGAATTTTATTCCATTCCTATTTTAAGCCTGAAACACTTTTTAACTTACGAAAATCTGATCAAACATTTGAGCCATTTAAACGTAGGGAAATTTCTAAAAGAAATTCACGATTTTACGACTAATTTGAATGACGTTTTTTCGGATTCCGACACGTTTTATTTAGTACAAAACGACTCTGTTGTACCTAAAAGTTTGTTAGTTAAgattttgtacatttgtatGTCTGAATATAtggataattgtttttattgcgttttattaactaaa